The following are from one region of the Thermococcus cleftensis genome:
- a CDS encoding class II glutamine amidotransferase → MGTVNQMCRILFAVGEGSEIRPLLGALVKSARHDPYRERRNGKKQHADGWGYVLLKDGSVRHYRSLRPVFEDDRAVESLEGELEGFVALMVHARAASQGDRSLYNVQPFAFSTRRGFSFWLMHNGDLDKGAILELAELNPRELENVSDTYAFATYLCRRLPSVGLSDLLVHYRTIEGHTRSIFNTVTLFHDSRKGFSAFVTARMSDGYLSNPADYDYAKLLVLEGENLFAVASSTLALYHGAGYEVVPNETAFHVTLDEGSFEVKRMHL, encoded by the coding sequence ATGGGAACGGTGAACCAGATGTGCAGGATTCTCTTTGCAGTCGGTGAGGGAAGTGAGATACGGCCGCTCCTCGGGGCCCTCGTCAAATCCGCGCGGCACGACCCGTACCGCGAGAGGAGGAACGGGAAGAAGCAACACGCGGACGGCTGGGGCTACGTCCTTCTGAAGGACGGCTCGGTGAGGCACTACAGGTCCCTCAGGCCGGTCTTCGAGGACGACAGGGCCGTCGAGTCCCTGGAGGGGGAGCTTGAAGGTTTCGTGGCCCTGATGGTCCACGCGAGGGCCGCCTCCCAGGGGGACAGGAGCCTCTACAACGTCCAGCCCTTCGCCTTCTCGACGAGGAGGGGCTTTTCCTTCTGGCTGATGCACAACGGCGACCTGGACAAGGGGGCCATACTCGAGCTGGCCGAGCTTAACCCGAGAGAGCTGGAGAACGTTTCCGACACCTACGCCTTCGCCACCTACCTCTGCAGAAGGCTCCCGAGCGTTGGCCTGAGCGACCTCCTCGTCCACTACCGGACGATAGAGGGGCACACCAGGTCGATCTTCAACACCGTCACCCTGTTCCACGACTCGAGAAAAGGTTTCAGCGCCTTCGTCACGGCCAGAATGAGCGACGGGTACCTTAGCAATCCGGCGGACTACGACTACGCCAAGCTGCTCGTGCTCGAGGGGGAGAACCTCTTCGCCGTCGCCTCCTCCACGCTGGCGCTGTACCACGGGGCAGGTTACGAGGTGGTCCCCAACGAGACGGCCTTTCACGTTACCCTGGACGAGGGTTCCTTCGAGGTCAAGAGGATGCACCTGTGA